From one Onychomys torridus chromosome 12, mOncTor1.1, whole genome shotgun sequence genomic stretch:
- the LOC118594278 gene encoding T-cell receptor-associated transmembrane adapter 1, whose amino-acid sequence MSGSSGCPFFLWGLLAFFGLALVISLIFNISHYVEKQRQDKMYRYSDDYIPRAEEYYVEDTPIYGNLDNIIPEAINEGCYEQMKAGPQRYASDMQEATTSGQGRAEDQMCYATLDHSFKGKRRRPRKQNADLLDREKDAQVCAMDANISQINLVESSPLDNQAVEESVHDDPARLFGLIRAKREPVI is encoded by the exons GAAGCTCCGGATGCCCCTTTTTCCTCTGGGGACTTCTAGCCTTCTTTGGTTTGGCTCTGGTTATATCGTTAATCTTCAATATTTCCCACTATGTAGAGAAGCAGCGACAAG ataAAATGTACAGATACTCTGATGACTACATTCCAAG AGCTGAAGAATATTATGTTGAAGATACTCCAATTTATGGTAACTTAGATAATATAatcccag AAGCAATAAATGAGGGCTGCTATGAGCAAATGAAAGCTGGACCACAAAGATACGCAAGTGATATGCAAGAAGCCACCACATCTGGACAG GGACGTGCCGAAGATCAGATGTGCTATGCCACACTGGATCACAGCTTCAAGGGGAAACGCAGAAGACCTAGGAAACAGAATGCTGATTTGTTAGACAGGGAAAAGGATGCCCAAGTGTGTGCAATGGATGCCAACATTTCTCAGATCAATTTGGTAGAAAGTTCCCCGCTAGATAACCAGGCAGTAGAGGAAAGTGTTCATGATGATCCTGCAAGACTGTTTGGATTGATCCGTGCCAAGAGAGAGCCTGTAATCTAG